One genomic region from Metallosphaera tengchongensis encodes:
- a CDS encoding acylphosphatase: MGLARLYALVEGEVQGVGFRRYVQIHAARLGLKGYAKNLPDGTVEVVAEGYQESLEKLLNHLWKGPPLALVTKVTHRYEEYKGEFSSFETY; encoded by the coding sequence ATGGGTTTAGCTAGGTTATATGCACTTGTGGAAGGAGAAGTTCAAGGAGTGGGATTTAGAAGATATGTTCAAATCCACGCTGCTAGGTTAGGCTTGAAGGGTTACGCCAAAAACCTACCAGATGGAACAGTAGAGGTAGTTGCTGAAGGTTACCAAGAGTCTCTTGAGAAGCTACTCAACCATCTATGGAAAGGTCCACCACTGGCTCTAGTAACGAAGGTAACTCACAGGTATGAGGAGTATAAGGGAGAATTCTCATCGTTTGAAACTTATTGA
- a CDS encoding inositol-3-phosphate synthase, whose translation MIRVAIAGLGNCASMLVQGIEFYRRMGPNYFDGLITPVIGGYKITDIEVVAAFDVSANKVGKDVSEAIFERPNITPRIVDLDKLGVKVSPGPVLDGVAPHMKNIFNPLGEGSLNLVIEELRSSRADILVNMLPVGSESASRTYAQASLEARVGFINAIPVFIASDPTGEFPRKFKEANIPIAGDDVKGQVGATIFHRAITSLFRLRGVKVDETYQLNVGGNTDFLNMKTEERLHSKRISKTKAVTSTLENEEIEERGRIRIGPSDYVPFLGNTKVAYIYVKGTGFAGRPIKVEASLEVDDKSNCASVIVDVIRAVKLAKDRGIGGPLTEVSAFYFKHPPVQAKDDEEAYLQFKKFIEM comes from the coding sequence ATGATTAGGGTAGCTATAGCAGGTCTTGGGAATTGCGCCTCAATGTTGGTACAGGGGATAGAGTTCTACAGGAGAATGGGGCCCAATTACTTTGATGGGTTAATCACCCCAGTCATTGGAGGGTATAAGATCACTGACATAGAGGTGGTTGCAGCTTTCGATGTGTCCGCAAATAAGGTAGGGAAGGACGTGTCGGAGGCTATCTTTGAAAGACCAAATATTACCCCAAGGATAGTGGACCTGGACAAACTGGGTGTTAAGGTCTCCCCTGGTCCCGTTTTGGATGGAGTAGCCCCGCACATGAAGAACATCTTTAATCCTCTGGGTGAAGGCAGCCTTAACTTAGTCATAGAAGAGCTGAGAAGTAGCAGGGCCGACATCTTGGTAAACATGTTACCTGTGGGTAGCGAGAGCGCTTCCAGAACGTACGCTCAAGCCTCATTGGAAGCAAGGGTAGGTTTCATAAACGCCATACCGGTATTCATAGCGAGCGATCCTACTGGGGAGTTTCCTAGAAAATTCAAGGAAGCCAACATACCCATAGCAGGAGATGATGTAAAAGGGCAGGTGGGGGCTACAATATTCCACAGGGCTATCACTTCGCTTTTCAGACTTAGAGGTGTAAAGGTCGATGAGACCTATCAATTAAACGTGGGTGGCAATACTGATTTCCTGAACATGAAGACTGAGGAGAGGTTACACTCAAAGAGGATAAGCAAAACTAAGGCTGTTACAAGCACCCTCGAAAACGAAGAAATAGAAGAAAGAGGTAGAATAAGAATAGGGCCTAGTGATTACGTTCCCTTTCTAGGCAACACAAAGGTAGCATACATTTACGTTAAAGGAACAGGATTCGCTGGAAGACCAATTAAGGTCGAGGCCAGCCTTGAGGTGGATGATAAGTCAAACTGTGCCTCTGTCATTGTTGATGTGATAAGGGCAGTAAAGCTAGCTAAAGATAGGGGGATAGGGGGTCCGTTAACAGAGGTATCTGCTTTCTATTTCAAACACCCTCCCGTGCAGGCGAAAGATGATGAAGAAGCATACTTACAATTCAAGAAATTCATCGAGATGTGA
- the ppsA gene encoding pyruvate, water dikinase — translation MVTQILKEEGILSLSQIRREMVDLAGGKGANLGELLSQGIRVPPGFVITSKAYSYFLEYNGLRDKIVSILKEENSSERASERIKGLILESKMPQDLENMIYTSYDELSKMAGKEVFVAVRSSATAEDIESASFAGQQDTYLNVRRSNLIEMVKAVWASLFNERAIEYRKSKGIDSAKVEMAVVVQKMVNSRSAGVMFTLNPADGDPNFIVIESSWGLGEAVVGGKVTPDEFLISKSELKIIDRRISKKNLKIIYDPESGRNKEVIIQNPESESLSITNEEALELAKLALKIEKHYGMPMDIEWAIDADLKFPENVFIVQARPETFWSSKGRNGKQEAQREVTERRVLIKGLAASPGIASGRARVLMDVKEAKEFEKGEILVTKMTDPDWVPVMKIASAIITDEGGITSHAAIVSRELGIPAIVGTKDGTRVLKTGQEITVDATRGVVYEGKIVAEEAKQEVQKGGTFSGISRDVLLSLFPVTGTKIYMNLGQPDVIEKYLDLPFDGIGLMRIEFIVSEWIKHHPLYLIKIGKPDEFVNKLAEGIAKVASAIYPRPVVVRFSDFKTNEYRGLIGGEEFEPEERNPMIGWRGVSRYVSQQYEPAFRLEVKAITKVREEMGLKNVWVMFPFVRTTWELNKAVGIMEDEGLRRTSDFKVWLMAEVPSVIVLADEFSKLVDGFSIGSNDLAQLTLGVDRDSEILGRMGYYDERDPAVLRSMKKLIRTAHKYGRTVSICGQAPSVYPEVTEFLVKEGIDSVSINPDTVIYTRRLVASIEQKLLLRGRK, via the coding sequence TTGGTTACGCAGATTTTGAAAGAAGAGGGTATCCTTTCTCTCTCGCAAATAAGGAGGGAAATGGTAGATCTCGCTGGAGGAAAGGGAGCTAACCTAGGAGAACTCCTTAGCCAGGGGATCAGAGTACCCCCTGGCTTTGTTATTACTTCAAAAGCTTACTCGTACTTCCTGGAGTATAATGGGTTGAGAGATAAGATAGTCTCTATTTTAAAGGAGGAGAACTCGTCCGAGAGGGCAAGTGAGAGAATAAAAGGTCTTATTTTGGAGTCAAAGATGCCCCAAGACCTTGAGAACATGATATATACTTCATACGATGAGCTTTCAAAAATGGCCGGTAAGGAAGTCTTTGTAGCAGTTAGATCCTCAGCAACGGCGGAGGACATAGAAAGCGCAAGCTTTGCGGGGCAGCAGGACACCTATCTCAACGTAAGGAGATCCAATCTGATCGAGATGGTAAAGGCAGTATGGGCTAGTCTGTTCAACGAGAGGGCTATAGAGTACAGAAAGAGCAAAGGAATAGACTCTGCCAAGGTCGAGATGGCCGTCGTAGTTCAGAAGATGGTTAACTCAAGGTCAGCCGGGGTAATGTTTACACTGAACCCAGCCGATGGAGATCCAAACTTCATTGTCATAGAGTCCTCGTGGGGTTTAGGGGAAGCCGTTGTCGGAGGGAAAGTGACTCCTGACGAGTTCTTGATTTCTAAGTCGGAACTAAAGATAATAGACAGGAGAATATCCAAAAAGAATTTGAAAATCATATATGACCCAGAATCAGGTAGGAATAAGGAAGTTATCATTCAAAATCCGGAGAGTGAGAGCTTAAGTATAACTAATGAGGAAGCTTTGGAGCTCGCTAAACTGGCACTAAAGATTGAGAAGCATTACGGCATGCCAATGGACATAGAGTGGGCCATAGACGCTGATCTTAAGTTCCCTGAAAACGTTTTCATAGTTCAAGCTAGACCCGAAACCTTCTGGTCTTCAAAGGGTCGCAATGGGAAACAAGAGGCTCAGAGGGAAGTAACTGAGAGAAGGGTACTAATAAAGGGACTTGCTGCGAGCCCTGGCATAGCAAGCGGGAGAGCAAGGGTTCTTATGGATGTCAAGGAAGCAAAGGAATTTGAGAAAGGCGAGATCCTAGTGACCAAAATGACTGACCCAGATTGGGTTCCAGTAATGAAGATTGCATCTGCCATTATCACAGACGAGGGTGGAATTACAAGTCACGCCGCTATTGTATCAAGGGAGTTGGGGATTCCTGCCATTGTGGGTACCAAGGACGGTACCAGGGTTTTAAAGACTGGGCAAGAGATTACGGTTGACGCCACAAGGGGAGTAGTATACGAAGGGAAAATAGTTGCAGAGGAGGCTAAACAGGAAGTTCAGAAAGGTGGTACGTTTAGCGGAATATCAAGGGACGTGTTGCTGAGCCTGTTCCCAGTAACCGGAACAAAAATTTACATGAACTTAGGTCAACCTGATGTAATAGAGAAATACCTAGATCTTCCCTTCGATGGAATAGGTCTAATGAGGATAGAGTTCATAGTAAGTGAGTGGATAAAGCACCATCCACTCTATCTCATTAAGATAGGAAAACCAGATGAATTTGTCAATAAGCTAGCTGAAGGGATAGCTAAGGTTGCTTCGGCCATATATCCAAGACCGGTTGTGGTTAGATTTTCTGACTTCAAGACAAACGAGTACAGAGGTCTCATCGGCGGAGAGGAATTTGAGCCGGAAGAGAGAAACCCAATGATAGGATGGAGGGGCGTATCTCGATACGTGAGTCAACAATATGAGCCCGCATTTAGGCTAGAAGTGAAAGCTATAACTAAAGTCAGGGAAGAAATGGGTCTCAAAAACGTTTGGGTAATGTTCCCATTCGTTAGAACTACTTGGGAGTTGAATAAGGCGGTGGGAATTATGGAGGATGAAGGGCTAAGAAGGACTAGCGACTTTAAGGTATGGCTCATGGCTGAAGTACCGTCAGTCATAGTGTTAGCTGACGAGTTCTCGAAGTTAGTTGACGGGTTTAGCATAGGAAGTAATGACTTAGCTCAGTTAACTTTAGGGGTAGACAGGGACTCTGAAATACTTGGGAGAATGGGATACTACGACGAAAGAGATCCAGCGGTCCTTAGATCCATGAAGAAGTTAATCAGGACAGCCCATAAATATGGCAGAACGGTTTCGATATGTGGACAAGCACCTAGCGTATACCCTGAAGTAACCGAATTCCTAGTTAAGGAGGGAATAGACAGCGTTAGTATAAATCCTGACACCGTTATTTACACGAGAAGGCTAGTGGCAAGTATAGAGCAGAAGCTATTATTGAGAGGGCGCAAATGA
- the cdvB1/B2 gene encoding cell division protein CdvB1/B2: MTSKVEEFVKNWNGRQEPGIGEKFKSAFKQKQPLRYKLVTSNYRLKTTINRLEVYISKMQERDRVLFERIVTAQMSKDNARAAMYANEIAEIRKMTKQLIGVQIALEQVQLRLETVTEVADVFNSLIPVIGVVRELRNAIKGVMPEISMELTEVEEGLQEVVIEAGDFTGGGLEQAASSPEARKILQEASMIAEQRMKENFPDLPSFVSTAQKAENGNGSK; encoded by the coding sequence ATGACTAGCAAAGTAGAAGAGTTCGTTAAGAACTGGAACGGTAGACAGGAACCCGGTATAGGCGAGAAATTTAAGAGCGCATTTAAGCAGAAGCAACCACTTAGGTACAAGCTAGTCACCTCGAATTACAGGCTGAAAACCACCATAAATAGGTTGGAAGTCTACATCTCCAAGATGCAGGAAAGGGATAGAGTTCTATTTGAAAGAATAGTAACTGCCCAGATGTCGAAGGACAACGCAAGGGCTGCCATGTATGCAAACGAGATAGCTGAGATAAGGAAGATGACCAAGCAGCTCATTGGAGTACAGATAGCCTTAGAGCAGGTTCAGCTCAGGCTTGAAACTGTGACTGAGGTGGCTGACGTATTCAACAGTTTGATCCCTGTTATAGGCGTAGTCAGAGAGTTGAGGAACGCTATCAAGGGCGTTATGCCAGAGATAAGCATGGAGCTTACGGAGGTGGAAGAGGGGTTACAGGAGGTTGTAATTGAGGCTGGTGACTTCACTGGAGGAGGACTGGAGCAGGCAGCATCGAGTCCAGAGGCAAGGAAGATATTACAGGAGGCTAGCATGATAGCTGAGCAGAGAATGAAGGAGAACTTCCCAGACTTACCTTCCTTCGTGAGTACTGCTCAGAAAGCTGAAAATGGTAACGGATCGAAATAA